In Euphorbia lathyris chromosome 2, ddEupLath1.1, whole genome shotgun sequence, the sequence CTCTCAAAAGTGCAGGGGGTGCCTATTACCTCCCTTCTTTTCtgactgagaaaggatgtcattGAAGTCTCCAATAACAACCCAGGGATCAGCGTTGCTAGAGGATAGACCTCTTAGTAACTGCCAAGAATCTGCCCTCCTCGACCTCTCAGGAAAACCATAAAAaccggttaatcgatactccggCAAACCTAGTAGAGTAACCCTGCAATCAATGAAATTGGAAGAGAAACCCAGTAATTGGACTGAACTAGCTGTTTTCCACATCAAAGCTAAGCCTCCTCCGGTGTTAACAGGCTCAACAAAGAACAGTCCATGAAAAGAGAGCTTTTTCTTCAGAGCCTCAACTTTGAGACGGCTACATTTGACTTCCATCAAAAAAATGATTTCAGGATGGTGACTTCTAGCAAAGTCCACAAGCTGACGAACTGTCCGGGCATTCCCGATCCCCCGGCAGTTCCAAGATAGAATGCTCATAACTCTGTGTGAGTCGGGGGTCCGCGACTCGCCTCTATATTACTGCTACTACCATCAGTACTGTCCTGCATACCCTTTGTTTCCAGCTCCCTGAGCACTGCTGCTATACTCTTATTACCGTCTACCCAGGTTCGTTTACGCTTCGGGTCAGATAGCTCAATAACTTCCTCTTCAAATATCTCAATCATGCTGTTAACAGTTTTCACTCCACCCCAAGGGATGTTTTCCTTTCCCCCTGCCCCTTTAGCAACCTTTGTTTTGCCGTCAAAGCCTGGAGGGATCACTGTAGCTATCTTCGGAATACACGTTGCATGAGTTGTCGGCACTACCCCTGCACTGTTGTGTGCCGTATTTGAACTGTTTTCCTGAGGGATAAGTTGAAGGGGACGGTTTAGAAGAAATCTTGATTGAGGCTGAACAGATGACCGACGCGTAGGGGCTCTAAGCCATGGACCATAAGGTCTCTCAGTTTTAATCGGATCCGCCACATGCAGCAAGGCGGGGCAGAATTTATCGGCATGCCCAATGAGTCCACAGACAAAACAGAACGTTGGCAAACGCTCATACTTAAAATTAACCCAGAATACTGTACCGCCCGACACACTGATCTGCATTTTCCTCTTCAACGGCGTGAAGACATTGATCGAAACTCTGATGCGGAGATACGTTCTTGCAATCCCTGTGAAGTTATTAGGATCTGCTTCAACAAAAGCTCCCACAAAATTGCCAATACTAACAGCAACCCGCTCAGACATAAAGCCGACTGGGAGGTCATATACCTGCAACCAAAAATCTGTATGTGATAATTCAACATCCATTGGGTTCTGTCCATCCACAAGAGGTTTCAGGATTAATAGATGTTGCTCAAAGGTCCACGGCCCTCCCTGTACTACTCTGTCTCGCTCCCAATGATGATAGAATTCAAAGCGAAAAAGATTAGGTCCCATATCTTCAACAAACATACCTTTTGAGGGGCTCCAGACATCAGCCAAAGTTGTTTTCATAAACGAGCTTTTAATCGGGCGATCTGTGAGGAAAGTCCCAATTAAGCTCCAGGACAACGGGCAAGGGCGCGGCTCAGACTCCTCTGGCTGGAGGACAAGGCCGAAATTCAATTCTTCTTCTAGAGTTAACTGGGCACTTTTATCCACAAGAGAGTTCATACCTTATTTGAATTGAGCGCTGCAACAAACGCTGGAGGCGGAGCAGTTCGGAATTCCACCTCGCGGCGAAATTAGGTCACGGGAAAGCCACAATCCGAGCAGCGGAAAGCAAGCGGGGATGACGAAGGATTAAGGGGAGGTGGGTTAAGGTTTCTGGTTGTGGCCGGATTTGAGCAGACGGCGCGCCGGAAGGGATGGGGTTTCAAGGGAGCGGTGAACGGTGAAAGGGATGTTATTACTCCAAgtacaaaatagtaccaatataggtttaacgattaaaaaaagtattaatttaggtaTCGAGAACAAATTAGACACATCATTcctattactctgttaagttccGATTTCTCCCTTTACGTATAATTTACagaacttaatggagtaataacaATGACGTGTCTCATTCCGTTATCGAAGACtaaactaaattgatacttctccaaaaactatAAACCTAGTTTGGTACCTTGTTTTTTTTTAGTAGAGGTTTGAATTTAAAAAGCTATTTGAaacgtgtctcgttccgtttttgactagtcaaaacctctaaaaccgattcaaacctctaattttacctcAAATCTCTATTACGAGACAACTCAATAATCTGGTTTTGGAAGAATAATTTTTGTGAAAGCAGCAGATCGCCTTTAACTTGGACTGATAATATCAAAATTCTGAACTTATCCCGAAAGTGTctactgataaaaaaaaatatatacctAAGTATGGGTATAGGTTAAAATATCATGAATTTAGAAATATAATCGCCAACTaattaaaatggataaatttTCATAGTGCTCTGGTGTCTTAGGTTTCTTATTAGTGCTATCACTGGTAATTGCTCGCTCCTGCTTCTCTTACTCCACCACCACCGCCGCCGTCGTCGTCGCTACCTGCATCCtcaattttattgttttcaCGCAGCCTGCTGCTTTTCAAGGTACGCCAGTCCTTGGACTTGCATTCACTTCTATATCAAGCAACATATGATACTGAATTCAATGTCCGCTTCAATTCTGATTATTAGCAGCAGCAGCAAATGAAATGTCTATTCTTAATTGCTATTTTCTGTTGTGTGTGCTGTGACTGTAATCTTAGCTCCGCTAACCTAACCGGTTAGGAATTTGTTGGTTTCTGCTATTTCTTATGCCGTATGGACTTTTGAATCAGTAATTGTTAAAGTATGCCTAATAGAGTAGCAATGAAACAACTATCAGCTAACTTGAACAGTTAGACAAAGTGGCCACTAGGTTTTGATCATTGATAGCTATATGATGTTTTATTTGTGCTCTGTCCTGAACTTACATGAACTATGTGGGTGgtttatttctctctctctttgtttttgtgtttttttttttaatttttattggaAGACTTGTAAACAGAAAGTTGTCTACTCTTGAATTTATAGCTCCATTAGCTataatacttatttattttgtgaTCTCATTTTCAGATTGGAAAATATTGTAATAACTGTTATCTACTTTTATTTTCAGTTAATTCTTGATGCATGTTCTCTTCCAGAGCGAGTATGAAAGatctataataatttttttttttcggaAGTTCATGTCTTGCATTATTTGGAATTTGAGGAAAATGCTGTTGAATGCTAGTACTGTACATGCATGCACTTAATTGGCATAAGATTCAATGCTGATATTATTCTATTGGACCTCATTATGTTTGTCTTTCTAAAGTTCCTTGCACGGTACTTGATTTCAATGTTCTGCCACCTATTATGTTGTTAGAAGCACTTATTTGGGTAGACACATGGACCACAGGCTAACATTGGTTGAGGGTTGCTGGCTAATTTTTCTACATTCTACCTTATATGTGCAGATACATTTACGAAGTGACAGTCCAAGAATCTGCTGGCATCTCATTGGCTTTCTTGTGATTCAGCCTAAGTGTAGTGATCTGAATGTTTTATCTGATCTACTAGGACATCAAACTTACTATTGTACTCAGCTTGTGCATAATATGAGCAGATCTAGTCAGCATAAAGAAAGACATGGAAAAAGTAGTGGGATTCCCCTTGTTCGTCATGATGAAGGAACTGCTGCGCGGACAAGGCCTTTAAGCTTTGATGAGATTATGTCAAGAcgggaaaagaaaaagaagcagTTTGATGATGAGAAAGAAGGAACTATAGAAGACATAACCACAGATAGGGATATTGCAAAAGTTTCTGAAAGGGATACTAGGCGAATCAAAGATTCTTCATCTGGTATTAAAAAACATTTGTTAGAAGGAGATGCAAAGCCAAGTTCcagaaagaaaaaagagagcACATCTGTGAAGAATAAAGATGTAGATGAAAGCAAAGATAGAAGAACAAGGGATTCAGAAACCAAATTGAAGCCCGCAATGAACAAAGATCTAAAAGCTAGAGGCAGGATTGAAGAAAAAATTCATGGCAGGAGAAAAAGTGATGAGCGGCAACGGCAAGGCAATATGACTGAAAATGAAGCTTTGAACAAGCATTCAAAAGCTGTAACACAGACTGATAGACGTGTAGATGGAAGTAGAGGAAAATATGAAAGAGAGAGCAAGAGAAAGGAACGTAGTGTGATTGATGAAAGAAATAGAGGTAGACATCCTACAAAGAAACATGAGGTAAGGACAGGGCATGATAGAGAAACTTCAGATAGAAAGGAAATTGATGTAAGAAATAGAGATGGACATCCTACAAAGAAACATGATGTAAGGAAAGGGCATGATAGAGAAACTTCAGATAGAAAGGAAAATAAGGAATTATCAAAATCTCGGTATGAAGAATTAAAACTGAAAAGAAAACGGTCAAGGAGTCGAGAGGGCGAGGACAGAAATAGAAGGTCTATTTCACCTTTGCCAAGGTCGCATAAACGTGCATCTTATCATAGTAGGGAACATGGAGAACTGTCCTCATATTCTAATATAGGGAGATCTGAATGGCAGCATTCTGATACTGACAGGAGCAAGAATACGAATAATGGTTCGAGTGGCCAACATAGGAGACATGGTGGCTCTACAAGTGGGCTTGGTGGCTATTCACCAAGGAAGAGGAGAAGTGAGGCTG encodes:
- the LOC136219509 gene encoding uncharacterized protein isoform X2, with the protein product MSRSSQHKERHGKSSGIPLVRHDEGTAARTRPLSFDEIMSRREKKKKQFDDEKEGTIEDITTDRDIAKVSERDTRRIKDSSSGIKKHLLEGDAKPSSRKKKESTSVKNKDVDESKDRRTRDSETKLKPAMNKDLKARGRIEEKIHGRRKSDERQRQGNMTENEALNKHSKAVTQTDRRVDGSRGKYERESKRKERSVIDERNRGRHPTKKHEVRTGHDRETSDRKEIDVRNRDGHPTKKHDVRKGHDRETSDRKENKELSKSRYEELKLKRKRSRSREGEDRNRRSISPLPRSHKRASYHSREHGELSSYSNIGRSEWQHSDTDRSKNTNNGSSGQHRRHGGSTSGLGGYSPRKRRSEAGAKTPSPPKRSPEKKNARWDLEPQESHKPLSVAVPSDFRLPNKIVPLNINVALGTVPVPSITVKPLSGVPSSILSTNKNNPLDPVQLTQATRPRRRLYVENIPASASEKAVLQCLNNFLTSSGVNYVKGTQPCISCIINKEKSQALVEFLTPEDASAALHFDGSFFAGSIIKIRRPKDFVELATGEAEKSVAAVETISNIVKDSPHKIFIGGISKTLSSEMIMEIASSFGPLKAYHFENSDHQNEPHAFLEYVDQSVTSRACAGLNGMKLGGQVLTVLQVYPNASTLESNVNSQFNGIPDHAKSLLENPTQVLKLKNLFDPENLLSLSETEIEEVLEDVRLECVWLCEIC